A window of the Brassica napus cultivar Da-Ae chromosome C5, Da-Ae, whole genome shotgun sequence genome harbors these coding sequences:
- the LOC106345501 gene encoding aluminum-activated malate transporter 8-like — translation MEMDLNAQVKKACFLQRLKDFPSKLKDGVTKRIKHVQKFGKDDPRRIIHSIKVGLSLTLVSMLYYVRPLYNSFGVSGMWAILTVVVVSEFTVGGTLSKGLNRAFATLIAGALGVGAVHLARLCGHKGEPIVLGILVFSLGAAATFSRFFPRIKQRYDYGALIFILTFSMVAVSGYRTDEILVIAYQRLSTILIGGTICILVSIFVFPVWAGEDLHKMVANNIIKLANSIEGFDGEYFPSSEKTSKETNSSVREYKSILTSKSTEDTLANLARWEPGHGRFRLRHPWTKYLKIAGLVRQCAIHFEVLNGYVLSDAKAPQDFISKIQEPCSIMSREAGEALKSIAKSIKTMSRYHVCVNTHIKNSKNAIENLRLALKLSFPETEKDLLEIIPGVTMASTLIDIVSYVEKISEAVDEFSVLAHFKENLDPKLSPELGQHHLLHKGTVKPVLEGDNEEECNNSPHVVIAVHDEQPPTVNENNVNLGAEKTTVVV, via the exons ATGGAAATGGATTTGAATGCTCAAGTGAAGAAGGCATGTTTCTTGCAAAGGCTTAAGGATTTCCCTAGCAAGCTCAAAGACGGTGTCACCAAGCGCATAAAGCATGTGCAAAAGTTTGGGAAAGATGACCCAAGAAGGATCATACATTCCATAAAAGTGGGACTTTCTCTCACATTAGTTTCAATGTTGTACTATGTAAGGCCACTCTATAATAgctttggggtttcgggtatgtGGGCAATACTAACCGTAGTCGTGGTCTCCGAGTTCACTGTTG GTGGGACACTTTCAAAAGGTTTAAACAGAGCTTTCGCAACATTAATAGCCGGTGCCTTAGGGGTTGGTGCAGTACACCTTGCTCGATTGTGTGGACACAAAGGAGAGCCTATTGTTCTTGGGATATTAGTGTTCTCACTAGGTGCAGCTGCGACATTTTCGCGGTTTTTTCCAAGGATTAAACAGAGATATGACTATGGTGCCTTGATATTCATACTTACATTTAGCATGGTTGCTGTTTCGGGGTACCGTACAGATGAAATATTGGTTATTGCATATCAAAGACTATCGACTATTCTCATTGGTGGAACAATATGCATCCTTGTGTCGATCTTCGTTTTTCCTGTATGGGCAGGCGAAGATCTTCACAAGATGGTTGCTAACAACATTATCAAACTCGCTAACTCCATAGAAG GTTTCGACGGTGAATATTTTCCATCATCGGAGAAGACTTCAAAGGAGACAAACTCGAGCGTTCGAGAATACAAAAGCATTCTAACATCAAAAAGCACTGAAGATACTTtg gCGAATCTTGCAAGATGGGAACCAGGACATGGCCGATTCAGGTTACGCCATCCATGGACAAAGTACTTAAAGATCGCAGGACTCGTTCGCCAATGCGCCATTCATTTCGAAGTTCTCAATGGCTATGTTCTCTCTGACGCTAAG GCACCGCAAGACTTCATAAGCAAGATTCAAGAGCCATGCTCGATTATGAGCAGAGAAGCTGGCGAAGCCCTAAAATCCATAGCCAAATCTATCAAAACAATGAGCAGATACCATGTTTGTGTGAATACACACattaaaaactccaaaaatgCCATAGAAAACCTAAGGCTTGCACTCAAATTATCTTTCCCGGAGACAGAGAAAGATCTCTTGGAGATCATTCCAGGAGTCACAATGGCGTCAACATTGATCGACATCGTGAGTTATGTCGAGAAGATCTCTGAGGCTGTGGACGAATTTTCAGTTCTGGCACACTTTAAAGAGAATCTGGATCCAAAATTATCACCGGAGTTAGGACAACATCACCTACTTCACAAGGGAACTGTAAAGCCTGTTCTAGAGGGTGACAACGAGGAAGAATGCAATAACTCTCCTCATGTTGTTATCGCAGTCCATGATGAACAGCCACCAACAGTCAACGAAAATAATGTTAATTTGGGAGCAGAGAAGACGACAGTTGTCGTGTAA
- the LOC106372022 gene encoding digalactosyldiacylglycerol synthase 1, chloroplastic, protein MAKEIQSQSPPSPTTTGITFSSSSSSPSLSMMLSSTNAFSLLSKGWREVRDSADADLQLMRKRANSVKNLASTFDREIENFLNNSAMSAFPVVSSSPSAFGNEIGIMKKLEPKISEFRRVYSAPEISRKVMERWGPAKAKLGIDLSAIKKAIVSEMDLDEREGVLEMRRRRDRDRFREFYAEGEGEGSFGDWKPIRSLKSRFKEFEKRSSLELLIGFKNSELVEKLKASFQSLYKETDEAKDVPPLDVPELLASLVRQSEPFLDQIGVRKDLCDRVVENLYKCKSQHLWRLPSAQTSDLVENDNHVDDLDTRIASVLQSTGHHYDGGFWTDFLKPETPESKRHVAIVTTASLPWMTGTAVNPLFRAAYLAKSAKQSVTLVVPWLCESDQELVYPNNLTFSSPEEQESYIRTWLEERIGFKADFKISFYPGKFSKERRSIFPAGDTSQFIPSKDADIAILEEPEHLNWYHHGKRWTDKFNHVVGIVHTNYLEYIKREKHGAIQAFFVNHVNNWVTRAYCDKVLRLSGATQDLPKSVICNVHGVNPKFLMIGEKIAEESSRGEQAFSKGAYFLGKMVWAKGYRELIDLMAKHKSDLGSFNLDVYGNGEDAVEVQRAAQKLDLNLNFLKGRDHADDALHKYKVFINPSISDVLCTATAEALAMGKFVVCADHPSNEFFRSFPNCLTYKTSEDFVNKVKEAMSKEPLPLTPEQMYNLSWEAATQRFMEYSDLDKILNDEDGGKRMRKSRSVPSFDEVIDGGLAFTHYVLTGNDFLRLCSGATPKTKDYDKQHCKDLKLVPPQAHKPVYGW, encoded by the exons ATGGCGAAAGAGATTCAATCTCAATCTCCTCCGTCGCCTACGACCACCGGAAtcacgttttcttcttcttcctcttcgccGTCTCTGTCAATGATGCTATCCTCCACCAACGCGTTCTCGTTACTCTCGAAAGGGTGGAGGGAGGTGCGGGACTCAGCAGACGCGGATTTGCAGCTGATGCGGAAACGAGCGAACTCCGTTAAGAATCTAGCGTCGACGTTCGACCGCGAGATCGAGAATTTCCTCAACAACTCGGCGATGTCTGCGTTTCCCGTCGTGTCGTCGTCTCCGTCGGCGTTTGGCAATGAGATTGGGATCATGAAGAAGCTTGAGCCGAAGATATCGGAGTTCCGCAGGGTTTATTCGGCTCCGGAGATCAGCCGTAAGGTGATGGAGAGGTGGGGGCCAGCGAAGGCGAAGCTGGGGATCGATTTGTCGGCGATTAAGAAGGCGATTGTGTCTGAGATGGATCTGGATGAGCGGGAAGGGGTTTTGGAGATGAGGAGACGGCGGGATAGGGATAGGTTTAGGGAGTTTTACGCGGAGGGAGAGGGAGAAGGTAGTTTTGGAGATTGGAAGCCGATTAGGTCTTTGAAGAGTAGGTTTAAAGAGTTTGAGAAACGAAGCTCCTTAGAGTTATTGATTGGATTCAAGAACAGTGAGCTTGTGGAGAAGCTCAAAGCCAGCTTT CAATCACTTTATAAAGAAACTGATGAGGCCAAG GATGTTCCACCACTGGATGTACCTGAACTTTTGGCATCTTTGGTTAGGCAGTCAGAACCGTTCCTTGATCAGATTGGTGTAAGAAAGG ATTTGTGCGACCGAGTAGTAGAAAACCTTTATAAATGCAAGAGCCAACACCTCTGGCGCCTGCCCTCTGCACAAACATctgatttagttgaaaatgATAACCATGTTGATGATTTGGATACGAGGATAGCCAGTGTTCTTCAGAGCACAGGACACCATTACGATGGTGGCTTTTGGACTGATTTTCTGAAGCCTGAGACGCCAGAAAGCAAAAGGCACGTGGCAATAGTTACAACAGCTAGTCTCCCGTGGATGACCGGAACAGCTGTAAATCCCCTGTTCCGAGCTGCCTATTTAGCAAAATCTGCAAAACAGAGTGTCACACTCGTGGTTCCTTGGCTCTgcgaatctgatcaagaactaGTTTATCCAAACAATCTCACCTTCAGTTCACCTGAAGAACAAGAGAGTTATATACGTACATGGTTGGAGGAAAGGATtggtttcaaggctgattttaaaATCTCGTTTTACCCCGGAAAG ttttcaaaagAAAGGCGCAGCATATTTCCTGCTGGTGACACTTCTCAATTCATACCGTCAAAAGATGCAGACATTGCTATTCTTGAAGAGCCTGAACATCTCAACTGGTATCACCACGGCAAGCGTTGGACTGATAAATTCAACCATGTTGTTGGAATTGTCCACACAAACTACTTAGAGTACATCAAGAGGGAGAAGCATGGTGCTATCCAAGCATTTTTTGTGAACCATGTAAACAATTGGGTCACACGAGCATATTGCGACAAG GTTCTTCGCCTCTCTGGAGCAACACAAGATCTGCCAAAATCTGTTATATGCAATGTCCATGGTGTCAATCCCAAGTTCCTTATGATTGGGGAAAAAATTGCTGAGGAGAGTTCCCGTGGGGAACAAGCTTTCTCAAAAGGCGCATACTTCTTAGGAAAAATGGTGTGGGCTAAAGGCTACAGAGAACTAATAGATCTGATGGCTAAACACAAAAGCGACCTCGGGAGCTTCAATTTAGATGTGTACGGAAACGGTGAAGATGCAGTCGAAGTCCAACGTGCAGCACAGAAACTCGATTTGAATCTCAATTTCCTCAAAGGAAGGGACCATGCGGACGATGCTCTTCACAA GTACAAAGTGTTCATAAACCCGAGCATCAGCGATGTTCTATGCACAGCAACCGCGGAAGCACTAGCCATGGGGAAGTTCGTGGTGTGTGCAGACCATCCTTCAAACGAGTTCTTCAGATCATTCCCAAACTGTCTAACCTACAAAACATCCGAAGACTTTGTGAACAAAGTGAAAGAAGCAATGTCGAAAGAGCCGTTACCGCTCACCCCTGAGCAGATGTACAATCTTTCTTGGGAAGCAGCGACACAGAGATTCATGGAGTATTCGGATCTCGATAAGATCTTAAACGATGAAGACGGAGGAAAAAGGATGAGAAAATCAAGATCGGTTCCGAGCTTTGACGAGGTGATCGATGGAGGATTGGCGTTCACACACTATGTTCTCACAGGGAATGATTTCTTGAGACTATGCAGTGGAGCAACACCAAAAACAAAAGACTATGATAAGCAACATTGCAAGGATCTGAAACTTGTTCCACCTCAAGCTCACAAGCCAGTCTATGGCTGGTAG
- the LOC106452492 gene encoding NDR1/HIN1-like protein 1 gives MTYKDCGSHSHSRRKLIRRIIWSIIIILFIIFLTILLIWAILQPSKPRFILQDATVYAFNVSGNPPNLLTSNFQVTLSSRNPNDKIGVYYDRLEVYAAYQNQQITYRTSIPPTYQGHKEVNIWSPFVYGNSVPIAPFNGVSLDGDQENGVIRLDIRADGRVRWKVGAFITGKYHLYVRCQAFINFANKAAAGVIVGDNAVKYTYAQGCSVSV, from the coding sequence ATGACCTACAAAGACTGTGGCTCCCATAGTCACTCTCGCCGGAAACTAATCCGTCGCATAATATGGTCAATAATCATCATCCTCTTCATAATCTTCCTCACAATACTCCTCATTTGGGCAATTCTCCAACCTTCAAAGCCACGTTTCATCCTCCAAGACGCCACCGTCTACGCCTTCAACGTCTCCGGTAATCCACCGAACCTCCTCACCTCCAACTTCCAAGTCACTCTCTCTTCCCGGAACCCTAACGACAAGATCGGCGTTTACTACGACCGTCTCGAGGTATACGCTGCTTACCAGAACCAGCAGATCACTTACCGAACATCGATCCCTCCTACGTACCAAGGACACAAAGAAGTCAACATCTGGTCGCCGTTTGTCTACGGAAACTCCGTCCCCATCGCTCCTTTTAACGGCGTTAGTCTTGACGGCGATCAAGAAAACGGCGTCATTAGGTTGGATATTCGTGCTGACGGCAGAGTGAGGTGGAAGGTTGGGGCGTTTATCACAGGGAAGTATCATCTTTATGTGAGGTGTCAGGCGTTTATTAACTTCGCTAATAAAGCTGCTGCCGGAGTTATTGTCGGAGATAACGCCGTTAAGTATACGTATGCTCAGGGTTGTAGTGTTAGTGTCTAA
- the LOC106452490 gene encoding NDR1/HIN1-like protein 2 yields the protein MGDIKQPRLNDGYDGPLQPHLNGGYDGPLQPHLNGGYDGPQPPHLNGGYDGPQQPHLNRGYDGPPQPHLNRGYYGPPQPHLNGGYYGPPIPPPPPKPKRRYKTPGCCCFSCIGSCIGSCLRCCGCCILSLIWNILIAVAVILGITALILWLIFRPNAVKFYVADANLNRFSLDSSNNSNLHYDLDLNFTIRNPNQRLGIYYDVVQVSGYYGDQRFGSVEIAPFYQGHKNTTVVVTKMEGQNLVVLGDGARADLKEDDLTGVYRIDVRLVMSVRFKFWIIKSWKVKPKIRCDDLKIPLGSSNSTSGFKFQTMQCNFDFR from the coding sequence aTGGGAGACATAAAACAACCACGCCTCAACGACGGATACGACGGGCCACTACAACCACACCTCAACGGCGGATACGACGGGCCACTACAACCACACCTCAACGGCGGATACGACGGGCCACAACCACCACACCTCAACGGCGGATACGACGGGCCACAACAACCACACCTCAACCGCGGATACGACGGGCCACCACAACCACACCTCAACCGCGGATACTACGGGCCACCACAACCACACCTCAACGGCGGATACTACGGGCCACCGATTCCTCCGCCGCCGCCTAAACCCAAGCGCCGATACAAAACCCCCGGATGCTGCTGCTTCAGCTGCATAGGCAGCTGCATCGGAAGCTGTCTACGCTGCTGCGGGTGCTGCATCCTCAGCCTGATCTGGAACATCCTCATCGCCGTAGCCGTAATCCTCGGCATAACCGCCCTGATCCTCTGGCTGATCTTCCGCCCCAACGCCGTCAAATTCTACGTCGCCGACGCCAATCTGAACCGTTTCAGCCTCGATTCGAGCAACAACAGCAACCTCCACTACGATCTCGACCTCAATTTCACGATCCGGAACCCTAACCAGCGTCTCGGGATCTACTACGACGTGGTCCAGGTCAGTGGATACTACGGAGATCAGCGGTTCGGCTCCGTCGAGATCGCGCCGTTCTATCAGGGGCATAAGAACACGACGGTGGTTGTGACGAAGATGGAGGGGCAGAACTTGGTGGTGCTCGGCGACGGAGCGAGGGCGGATCTGAAGGAGGATGACTTAACCGGAGTGTACCGGATCGATGTGAGGCTGGTGATGAGTGTTCGGTTTAAGTTTTGGATTATTAAGTCGTGGAAAGTTAAACCGAAGATTAGGTGTGATGATCTCAAGATCCCTCTCGGTTCCTCTAATTCCACCAGCGGGTTTAAGTTTCAGACTATGCAGTGTAATTTTGACTTTCGTTAG
- the LOC111197798 gene encoding 2-Cys peroxiredoxin BAS1, chloroplastic, with protein sequence MASVASSTALISSTRVSPAKSSLPSPSSLSFLRTISSPLRSGFALRSSLSFCSRRSFAVKAQADDLPLVGNKAPDFEAEAVFDQEFIKVKLSEYIGKKYVILFFYPLDFTFVCPTEITAFSDRYAEFEKLNTEVLGVSVDSVFSHLAWVQTDRQSGGLGDLNYPLVSDVTKSISKSFGVLIHDQGIALRGLFIIDKEGVIQHSTINNLGIGRSVDETMRTLQALQYIQENPDEVCPAGWQPGEKSMKPDPKLSKEYFSAI encoded by the exons ATGGCCTCTGTAGCTTCTTCAACCGCTCTCATCTCCTCCACTCGAGTTTCTCCAGCAAAGTCTTCGCTTCCATCTCCCTCCTCCCTCTCTTTCCTTCGTACCATATCCTCTCCTCTCCGCTCTGGTTTTGCTCTCCGCTCTTCCCTCAGCTTCTGCTCTCGCAGGAGCTTCGCAGTCAAGGCCCAGGCC GATGATCTTCCACTGGTGGGAAACAAGGCGCCTGATTTTGAGGCTGAGGCTGTCTTTGATCAGGAGTTCATCAAG GTGAAGCTCTCTGAGTACATTGGGAAGAAGTATGTGATTCTCTTTTTCTACCCTTTGGACTTCACTTTCGTCTGCCCAACAG AGATTACTGCCTTCAGTGACCGCTATGCGGAATTTGAGAAGTTGAACACAGAAGTATTAGGTGTCTCTGTTGACAGTGTG TTCTCCCACCTTGCGTGGGTCCAGACAGACAGACAATCCGGAGGCCTTGGTGATCTCAACTATCCCCTTGTTTCAGATGTAACTAAATCTATCTCAAAGTCTTTCGGAGTGCTCATCCATGATCAG GGAATAGCACTGAGAGGGCTTTTCATAATCGACAAGGAAGGTGTGATCCAACACTCCACCATCAACAATCTTGGTATTGGCCGAAGCGTCGATGAGACAATGAGAACCCTCCAGGCCTTACAGTACATCCAGGAGAACCCTGATGAAGTCTGCCCTGCAGGATGGCAACCGGGTGAGAAGTCAATGAAACCTGACCCCAAGCTCAGCAAAGAGTACTTCTCTGCTATTTAG
- the LOC111197797 gene encoding lipid droplet-associated hydrolase: MESEKELMNNAKTPVTSRLSRVSDLMTEIMEIQAEDPKFHVLFIPGNPGVVPFYKDFLESLYEFLDGNASITAIGQISQTTKDWEPGRLFSLQEQIDHKVGFIRQDMEGVKVPIILVAHSIGSYISLDILRKFSEKVVYCIGLYPFLTLNKQSTKQSLIGKLAASSVLSATASFLIASLRLLPVWAARRLVSNSLGASWSDTAVQATCTHLRQYHTMRNVLYMAMTEFRELAAEPDWDFMRENQSRLAFLFGIDDHWGPLQLFEEISKQAPGTSLSIEREGHTHAFCCTVAGSVWVAQHVATLIKNRFTHLQ; this comes from the exons ATGGAGAGTGAAAAGGAACTGATGAACAACGCTAAAACTCCTGTAACTTCCAGATTGTCCAGAGTTTCTGA TTTGATGACGGAGATAATGGAAATTCAAGCTGAGGATCCCAAGTTCCATGTATTGTTCATTCCGGGGAATCCag GTGTTGTGCCATTTTACAAGGACTTTTTGGAGTCTTTATACGAGTTTCTTGATGGAAATGCATCTATTACCG CTATTGGCCAAATATCTCAGACGACCAAG GACTGGGAGCCTGGGAGGCTGTTTTCGTTACAAGAACAAATCGACCATAAG GTTGGCTTTATCAGACAGGACATGGAGGGAGTGAAAGTTCCAATAATACTT GTTGCACACTCCATTGGTTCTTATATATCCCTTGACATTTTAAGGAAGTTCTCTGAAAAG GTGGTATATTGCATTGGCTTGTATCCATTTCTGACTCTGAACAAACAGTCAACAAAACAATCATTAATTGGAAAACTTGCAGC GTCTTCTGTTCTATCGGCTACAGCAAGTTTTCTGATTGCATCACTGAGACTGTTACCTGTGTGGGCTGCACGTCGGCTTGTATCTAACTCACTTGGAGCTTCATGGTCTGACACTGCTGTTCAAGCTACTTGCACTCACTTGAGGCAG TATCACACCATGCGCAATGTTCTCTATATGGCAATGACAGAGTTTAGAGAG CTTGCAGCAGAGCCAGATTGGGACTTCATGAGAGAAAACCAGAGCAGACTTGCATTTTTATTTGGCATTGATGATCATTGGGGTCCATTGCAACTCTTTGAAGAG ATTTCAAAGCAGGCTCCTGGTACTTCCTTATCTATTGAGAGGGAAGGTCACACGCACGCGTTCTGCTGCACTGTGGCTGGCTCGGTGTGGGTTGCTCAGCACGTAGCCACTCTGATCAAGAACCGGTTTACGCACCTCCAGTAA
- the BNAC05G41610D gene encoding protein GL2-INTERACTING REPRESSOR 2: MRRRNRSGPKLELKLNLSPPPSQGEQMSMVRSPSRSNTASPNSCVSSEPSQEEMEKPISMVLVGCPRCLMYVMLSQDEPKCPKCKSTVLLDFFHENASADTTAPAVTTKRNKSFITNI; this comes from the coding sequence ATGAgacggaggaacaggagcggtcCTAAGCTCGAGTTGAAGCTGAACCTTTCGCCACCTCCTTCTCAAGGCGAGCAGATGAGTATGGTTCGGTCTCCAAGCAGATCAAACACAGCTTCACCAAACTCATGCGTTTCCTCTGAACCGAGCCAGGAGGAGATGGAGAAACCAATCTCAATGGTCCTCGTCGGTTGCCCTCGTTGCCTTATGTACGTTATGCTCTCTCAGGATGAGCCAAAGTGTCCTAAATGCAAAAGCACCGTCCTACTCGATTTCTTCCATGAAAACGCCTCTGCCGATACAACCGCTCCCGCCGTCACCACTAAACGCAATAAGAGCTTCATAACcaatatttaa
- the LOC106452489 gene encoding uncharacterized protein At5g41620 has translation MPRQNQTVENLLLLGKIRKRGCSSPTSSTSSVLREGYRFKRAIVVGKRGGSTTPVPTWRLMGRSPSPAASPSQCGSKTGRGAPAAPVSARKLAATLWEMNEMPSSPRGVEEATSRKVRKERIAPLPPPPPPRSVRSGSLPPHLSDPSHSPVSERMERSGTGSRQRRASSTVQKLRLGDHNVVARDRISNASFMDIETRSRAETPTGSTTVGVKTRLKDCSNALTTSKELLKIINRMWGQEDRPSSSMSLVSALHSELERARLQVNEVIREHKPENSDVTYLMKRFAEEKAAWKSHEQEVVEAAIESVAGELEVERKLRRRFEGLNKKLGKELSDTKAALMKAVKEIENEKRARVMVEKVCDELARDISEDKAEVEELKRESFKVKEEVEKEREMLQLADALREERVQMKLSEAKHQLEEKNAAVDKLRNQLQTYLKAKRCKEKSIEPPQTEEYLNHHIGFGSYNIEDGEVEDENEEDSGGESDLHSIELNMENKSYKWPYGEENNRVGRKSTPSKSLSLQRSISDCVDWVVQSEKLQKSGDGGLDWGRSVEVEPKGYLDETQAYKPSKASSKDHLLSGPRLSNFRGGSVSKSRLSDAAKGENQNARKSRW, from the exons ATGCCGAGGCAGAACCAAACGGTGGAGAATCTCCTCCTCCTCGGGAAAATCAGGAAGCGCGGATGCTCCTCTCCGACGTCGTCGACTTCCTCCGTTCTCAGGGAAGGCTACCGTTTCAAGAGAGCGATTGTCGTCGGGAAAAGAGGAGGATCCACCACTCCTGTCCCCACGTGGAGGCTCATGGGCCGATCTCCTTCTCCGGCTGCTTCTCCGTCGCAGTGCGGGAGCAAGACCGGGAGAGGAGCGCCTGCGGCTCCTGTTTCGGCGAGGAAGCTGGCTGCGACTCTGTGGGAGATGAACGAGATGCCTTCTTCGCCGAGAGGTGTGGAAGAGGCAACGAGTAGAAAGGTTAGAAAGGAGAGAATCGCGccgcttcctcctcctcctccgccgagGTCGGTCCGTTCTGGTTCTCTGCCGCCTCACCTCTCTGATCCTTCGCATAGTCCTGTCTCTGAG AGGATGGAAAGATCAGGGACTGGAAGCCGACAGAGAAGAGCATCCTCCACTGTGCAGAAGCTTAGGCTTGGAGATCATAATGTGGTGGCTAGGGATCGTATTAGCAACGCTAGCTTCATGGAT ATTGAGACAAGATCACGAGCAGAGACACCGACTGGGTCAACAACCGTGGGAGTGAAAACACGGTTGAAGGATTGTAGTAACGCTCTCACAACATCGAAAGAGCTTCTCAAAATCATCAACAGAATGTGGGGTCAAGAAGACCGCCCATCTTCCAGCATGTCCCTCGTCTCCGCTCTCCACTCCGAGCTCGAAAGAGCTCGCCTACAGGTCAACGAGGTCATCCGCGAACACAAACCGGAAAACAGCGACGTCACCTACCTGATGAAGCGTTTCGCCGAAGAGAAAGCGGCGTGGAAAAGCCACGAGCAAGAAGTCGTCGAGGCCGCGATAGAATCcgtcgccggcgagctcgagGTGGAGAGGAAGCTGAGGAGAAGGTTCGAGGGGTTGAACAAGAAGCTAGGCAAAGAACTATCCGACACAAAAGCAGCTCTGATGAAAGCAGTGAAGGAGATAGAGAACGAGAAGCGAGCGAGAGTGATGGTGGAGAAAGTCTGCGACGAGCTAGCGAGAGACATCAGCGAAGACAAAGCCGAGGTCGAAGAGCTGAAGAGAGAGTCTTTCAAAGTGAAAGAAGAAGtcgagaaggagagagagatgctGCAGTTAGCTGACGCGTTGCGGGAGGAGAGAGTGCAGATGAAACTCTCGGAGGCTAAGCACCAGCTCGAGGAGAAAAACGCGGCTGTTGATAAGCTGAGGAACCAGCTTCAAACCTACCTCAAAGCAAAGAGATGCAAAGAGAAGAGCATTGAACCGCCTCAGACTGAAGAGTACCTAAACCACCACATCGGTTTCGGTTCTTATAACATCGAAGATGGAGAAGTTGAGGACGAAAACGAAGAAGATTCAGGCGGAGAAAGCGATCTTCACTCCATAGAACTGAACATGGAGAACAAGAGCTATAAATGGCCTTATGGAGAAGAGAACAACAGAGTAGGGAGAAAGTCAACGCCGAGTAAAAGCCTTTCTTTACAGAGAAGCATATCGGATTGTGTTGATTGGGTTGTACAGAGCGAGAAGCTTCAGAAAAGTGGAGACGGAGGATTGGACTGGGGAAGATCTGTTGAGGTTGAGCCTAAAGGTTACTTGGATGAAACGCAAGCGTATAAACCAAGCAAGGCTTCTTCAAAAGATCATCTCCTCTCGGGTCCAAGACTAAGTAACTTCCGCGGTGGATCAGTTTCGAAGTCGCGGTTGTCTGATGCAGCCAAAGGTGAAAACCAGAATGCTAGAAAATCAAGATGGTAA